The Arachis ipaensis cultivar K30076 chromosome B07, Araip1.1, whole genome shotgun sequence genome includes a window with the following:
- the LOC107606263 gene encoding inositol-tetrakisphosphate 1-kinase 3 — MLQAVAEMNFSDSYGKVGVPRQLVIKRDASAIPELVNRAGLNLPLVAKPLVADGSAKSHELSLAYEPYSLQKLEPPFVLQEFVNHGGVLFKVYIVGDAIKVVRRFSLPDVSKWEHSKDAGIYRFPRVSCAAASADDADLDPIVGELPPRPLLEKLATELRWRLGLRLFNLDMIREYGTRDRFYVIDINYFPGYGKMPEYEHIFTDFLLKLGNGKYKKKSG; from the exons ATGCTTCAGGCTGTTGCTGAGATGAACTTTTCTGATTCTTATG GGAAAGTTGGTGTTCCTCGGCAATTAGTTATCAAGAGAGACGCCTCAGCCATCCCAGAGTTGGTCAACAGAGCTGGCCTGAATTTACCTCTAG TTGCAAAGCCACTGGTTGCCGATGGAAGTGCAAAGTCTCATGAATTATCCCTTGCTTATGAGCCATACTCTCTTCAAAAACTTGAACCTCCTTTTGTTCTTCAGGAGTTTGTCAACCATG GAGGTGTTCTCTTTAAAGTTTATATAGTTGGTGATGCAATAAAGGTTGTCAGACGGTTTTCATTACCTGATGTTTCCAAGTGGGAGCACTCCAAGGATGCTGGCATATATCGTTTTCCAAGGGTTTCTTGTGCTGCAGCTTCAGCAGATGATGCGGATCTGGACCCCATTGTTGGTG AGCTGCCTCCAAGACCCCTACTTGAGAAGCTGGCTACAGAACTCCGATGGCGATTG GGTCTTAGATTATTCAACTTGGATATGATCCGCGAGTATGGAACTAGAGATCGGTTTTACGTCATTGACATAAACTACTTTCCTG GATATGGCAAAATGCCAGAATATGAACACATATTTACAGACTTCTTGTTGAAGCTGGGGAATGGGAAGTACAAGAAAAAATCTGGCTAA